A part of Streptomyces sp. NBC_01451 genomic DNA contains:
- a CDS encoding ABC transporter permease, with amino-acid sequence MSTATATVNEIRDDNGGTGKDDIQADGRIPPRGHLRHTGALVRRNLLWIRQDPESMADALLMPIIFTLLFVFVFGGSIGQALGGGQDGYVQYVIPGMIAMMSMTLSQGVGTGFCQDFNSGVMDRFRSLPIGRGSVLFAKISVELVRMLFATTVLMVVAVLVGFDINHWPGLFAAVALATLFASSIMWVFLTLGVIMKSAQSVQAMGFLVLFPLQFGSSIFAPTQSMPGWLQAFTDYNPLSTLADAARGLMVGGPVAHDLWVTVGWSVAITAVMAPVAIHKFRTKS; translated from the coding sequence ATGAGCACCGCGACCGCGACCGTGAACGAGATCCGCGACGACAACGGCGGGACCGGAAAGGACGACATCCAGGCGGACGGCCGGATTCCGCCGCGCGGCCATCTGCGCCACACCGGCGCCCTCGTCCGCCGCAACCTGCTGTGGATCCGGCAGGACCCTGAGTCGATGGCCGACGCGCTGCTGATGCCGATCATCTTCACCCTGCTGTTCGTGTTCGTCTTCGGCGGCTCGATCGGGCAGGCCCTGGGCGGCGGGCAGGACGGTTACGTCCAGTACGTGATCCCCGGCATGATCGCGATGATGAGCATGACGCTGTCCCAGGGCGTCGGCACCGGGTTCTGCCAGGACTTCAACTCCGGTGTCATGGACCGCTTCCGGTCCCTGCCGATCGGGCGCGGCTCGGTGCTGTTCGCGAAGATCTCGGTCGAGCTGGTCCGGATGCTGTTCGCGACCACCGTGCTGATGGTCGTCGCCGTCCTGGTCGGCTTCGACATCAACCACTGGCCCGGACTGTTCGCGGCCGTGGCCCTGGCCACACTGTTCGCCTCGTCGATCATGTGGGTGTTCCTCACCCTGGGCGTGATCATGAAGAGCGCGCAGTCCGTGCAGGCGATGGGCTTCCTGGTGCTGTTCCCGCTCCAGTTCGGTTCGTCGATCTTCGCCCCGACACAGTCGATGCCGGGCTGGCTCCAGGCGTTCACCGACTACAACCCGCTGTCCACGCTCGCGGACGCGGCGCGCGGACTGATGGTGGGCGGCCCGGTCGCGCACGACCTGTGGGTGACCGTCGGCTGGTCGGTGGCCATCACGGCGGTGATGGCACCGGTCGCCATCCACAAGTTCCGCACGAAGAGCTGA
- a CDS encoding ATP-binding cassette domain-containing protein, whose protein sequence is MTRIDNHPAGGAKSAVSVRGLVKHYGETKALDGVDLDVREGTVLGVLGPNGAGKTTLVRILSTLLQPDSGQATVAGYDVLRQPRQLRRVIGLTGQYASVDEKLPGWENLYMIGRLLDLPRKDARARADELLERFSLTDAAKRPTSTYSGGMRRRLDLAASMIGRPQVLFLDEPTTGLDPRTRKEVWAEVKRMVGDGVTVLLTTQYMEEAEHLASELAVIDRGKVVAGGAVDALKARVGGRTLRIRPADPLQLRPLARDLDDLGITGLATTTVDTGTGSVLVPILSDEQLTAVTGAVVARGITIASISTELPSLDEVFLSLTGHRAGARQDDADSPADIREEVAV, encoded by the coding sequence ATGACGCGAATCGACAACCACCCCGCAGGCGGGGCCAAGAGTGCCGTTTCCGTACGGGGGCTGGTCAAGCACTACGGCGAGACCAAGGCGCTGGACGGCGTCGACCTGGACGTCCGGGAAGGCACCGTGCTCGGTGTGCTCGGACCCAACGGCGCCGGCAAGACCACCCTCGTACGCATCCTCTCCACCCTGCTTCAGCCCGACTCGGGGCAGGCGACCGTCGCCGGGTACGACGTCCTGCGCCAGCCCCGGCAGCTGCGGCGGGTGATCGGGCTCACCGGGCAGTACGCCTCCGTGGACGAGAAGCTCCCGGGCTGGGAGAACCTGTACATGATCGGGCGGCTCCTCGACCTGCCCCGCAAGGACGCCCGCGCCCGGGCCGACGAACTGCTGGAGCGGTTCTCGCTCACCGACGCCGCCAAGCGGCCGACGAGCACGTACTCCGGCGGTATGCGGCGGCGACTGGACCTGGCCGCCTCGATGATCGGCCGGCCCCAGGTCCTCTTCCTCGACGAGCCCACCACCGGCCTCGACCCCCGTACCCGCAAAGAGGTCTGGGCCGAGGTCAAGCGGATGGTCGGCGACGGGGTGACCGTGCTGTTGACCACTCAGTACATGGAGGAGGCCGAACACCTCGCCTCCGAGCTGGCCGTCATCGACCGGGGGAAGGTCGTCGCCGGCGGTGCCGTCGACGCGCTGAAGGCGAGGGTCGGCGGGCGTACCCTGCGGATCCGGCCGGCCGATCCCCTGCAACTGCGCCCGCTCGCCCGTGACCTCGACGACCTCGGCATCACAGGTCTCGCCACGACGACCGTGGACACCGGGACCGGCAGTGTGCTGGTGCCGATCCTGAGCGACGAGCAGCTCACCGCCGTGACCGGCGCGGTCGTCGCGCGCGGTATCACGATCGCCTCGATCTCCACCGAACTGCCCAGCCTGGACGAGGTGTTCCTGTCCCTCACCGGTCATCGTGCCGGTGCCCGGCAGGACGACGCCGACTCCCCCGCCGACATCCGAGAGGAGGTCGCCGTATGA
- the panB gene encoding 3-methyl-2-oxobutanoate hydroxymethyltransferase, translated as MTQLQPAHQAPAGSTHATNALYGGKGTRRITVRDITAAKERGEKWPMLTAYDAMTASVFDEAGIPVMLVGDSAGNCHLGYESTVPVTLDEMTMLSAAVVRGTSRALIVGDLPFGSYQEGPVQALRSATRLVKDAGVGAVKLEGGERSHRQIELLVESGIPVMAHIGLTPQSVNSMGYRVQGRGEEAAQQLLRDAKAVQDAGAFAVVLELVPAELAAEVTRTLHIPTVGIGAGAETDAQVLVWTDMLGLTGGRMPKFVKQYANLREVMGNAAKAFAEDVTGGTFPSEEHSVH; from the coding sequence ATGACGCAGCTTCAGCCTGCCCACCAGGCCCCCGCCGGCAGCACCCACGCGACGAACGCGCTGTACGGGGGCAAGGGCACACGCCGCATCACGGTCCGGGACATCACCGCCGCCAAGGAACGCGGCGAGAAGTGGCCCATGCTCACCGCGTACGACGCGATGACCGCGTCCGTATTCGACGAGGCCGGTATCCCGGTCATGCTGGTCGGCGACTCGGCGGGCAACTGTCACCTGGGGTACGAGTCGACGGTGCCCGTGACCCTCGACGAGATGACCATGCTGTCGGCGGCGGTCGTCCGGGGTACCAGCCGGGCGCTGATCGTCGGCGACCTGCCCTTCGGCTCCTACCAGGAAGGCCCGGTGCAGGCGCTGCGCTCGGCGACCCGGCTGGTGAAGGACGCCGGGGTCGGTGCCGTCAAGCTGGAGGGCGGCGAGCGCTCGCACCGCCAGATCGAGCTGCTGGTCGAGTCCGGCATCCCGGTGATGGCCCACATCGGCCTGACCCCGCAGTCGGTGAACTCCATGGGCTACCGCGTCCAGGGGCGCGGCGAGGAGGCCGCCCAGCAGTTGCTGCGGGACGCGAAGGCCGTGCAGGACGCGGGCGCGTTCGCGGTGGTCCTGGAGCTGGTCCCGGCGGAGCTGGCCGCGGAGGTGACGCGGACGCTGCACATCCCCACGGTCGGGATCGGGGCGGGGGCGGAGACGGACGCGCAGGTGCTGGTGTGGACGGACATGCTGGGGCTGACCGGCGGGCGGATGCCGAAGTTCGTCAAGCAGTACGCGAATCTGCGTGAGGTCATGGGGAACGCGGCGAAGGCGTTCGCGGAGGACGTGACCGGCGGGACGTTCCCGTCGGAGGAGCACTCCGTGCACTGA
- a CDS encoding MFS transporter gives MTTPAGPSTLGPRIPEAVHRRRWVILGVLMLSLLIVVLDNSILNVAIKTISTPAPIGLGATQSELEWAINAYTLVFAGLLFTAGILGDRLGRKKVLLGGLAVFGLGSAFAAFAGSPTELIVFRAVMGLGAAFVMPATLAVLMNVFEREEQPKAIGIWAGGVGLAIAIGPITGGVLLDHFWWGSVFLINVPIVVIALVLMTVLVPDSRDPKPGRVDPVGVVLSVVGLVLLVYGIIKGGQLADFTDPQVLATIGAGLAVLVGFVLFEKRSDHPSIDVTYFRNKTFSAAMSVIALVFFALMGVTFFSVFYTQSVRGYSPLQTGLLMLPLAIAQLIFAPRARLAVDRFGNRATTTAAMLLIAATLAAFATFETDTPIWVLEVVFFLMGTAMAHIMTPTSVVIMQALPREKAGSASALSNTFRQVGGALGIAVLGSVLSAAYRNGIEDKLGALPADVRHTAGESIEATLGVAAKLGPRGDALVAPANDAFLHAMHLTALCGAGVAVLGALVVALCLPGRRATPQEGEEKPQLASAGH, from the coding sequence ATGACTACTCCCGCCGGTCCATCCACCCTCGGCCCCCGGATCCCGGAGGCCGTGCACCGGCGACGCTGGGTGATTCTCGGCGTGCTCATGCTCAGCCTGCTGATCGTGGTGCTCGACAACTCCATCCTCAACGTCGCCATCAAGACCATCTCCACCCCCGCCCCGATCGGCCTGGGCGCCACGCAGAGCGAGCTGGAGTGGGCGATCAACGCCTACACCCTCGTCTTCGCCGGACTGCTGTTCACCGCCGGGATCCTCGGCGACCGCCTCGGCCGCAAGAAGGTGCTGCTCGGCGGTCTCGCCGTGTTCGGCCTGGGCTCCGCCTTCGCCGCCTTCGCCGGCTCGCCCACCGAACTCATCGTCTTCCGGGCCGTGATGGGCCTCGGCGCCGCCTTCGTGATGCCCGCCACCCTCGCCGTCCTCATGAACGTCTTCGAGCGCGAGGAGCAGCCCAAGGCCATCGGCATCTGGGCCGGCGGTGTCGGGCTCGCCATCGCCATCGGGCCGATCACCGGAGGCGTCCTCCTCGACCACTTCTGGTGGGGTTCCGTCTTCCTCATCAACGTGCCGATCGTGGTCATCGCCCTCGTCCTCATGACGGTCCTGGTGCCCGACTCCCGCGACCCGAAGCCCGGCCGCGTCGACCCCGTCGGGGTCGTGCTGTCCGTCGTCGGCCTCGTGCTGCTCGTCTACGGCATCATCAAGGGCGGCCAGCTCGCCGACTTCACCGACCCGCAGGTGCTGGCGACCATCGGCGCCGGTCTCGCCGTACTCGTCGGCTTCGTGCTGTTCGAGAAGCGCAGCGACCACCCGTCCATCGATGTGACGTACTTCCGCAACAAGACCTTCTCGGCGGCGATGTCCGTCATCGCGCTCGTCTTCTTCGCGCTGATGGGCGTGACCTTCTTCTCGGTCTTCTACACCCAGAGCGTGCGCGGCTACTCGCCCCTCCAGACCGGGCTGCTGATGCTGCCGCTGGCCATCGCCCAGCTGATCTTCGCGCCGCGCGCCCGGCTGGCCGTCGACCGCTTCGGCAACCGGGCCACGACCACCGCCGCGATGCTCCTGATCGCCGCGACCCTGGCCGCCTTCGCCACGTTCGAGACCGACACCCCGATCTGGGTGCTGGAAGTCGTCTTCTTCCTCATGGGCACCGCCATGGCGCACATCATGACGCCGACCAGCGTCGTCATCATGCAGGCCCTGCCCCGGGAGAAGGCCGGCTCCGCCTCCGCGCTCAGCAACACCTTCCGCCAGGTCGGTGGCGCGCTGGGCATCGCCGTGCTCGGCTCCGTCCTCTCCGCGGCCTACCGCAACGGCATCGAGGACAAGCTCGGCGCGCTGCCCGCCGACGTACGGCACACCGCGGGCGAGTCCATCGAGGCCACCCTCGGTGTCGCCGCCAAGCTCGGCCCCCGCGGCGACGCCCTGGTCGCTCCCGCCAACGACGCGTTCCTGCACGCGATGCACCTCACCGCGCTGTGCGGCGCGGGCGTCGCCGTCCTGGGCGCCCTGGTCGTCGCCCTGTGCCTGCCGGGCCGCCGGGCAACACCCCAAGAGGGCGAGGAGAAGCCGCAGTTGGCATCCGCGGGTCACTGA
- a CDS encoding TetR/AcrR family transcriptional regulator has translation MNLADGLGGRSGTRGRPRSEAVERSIIEGVMQLLEDGVPLADISIERVARTAGVGKATIYRRWPGKEELFVDVMRVMEPVDPELPGTSVRDDLVVLLEVLRRRGLANRSSAFLHNVQAQVKSSPKLWAAYHATVVEPRRLLGAEVLRRGQRNGEVRSDIDASMMYDLFLGPMLLRAVLRPEGDLPEGLAEQIVDTLLEGLRPAAP, from the coding sequence GTGAACCTCGCGGACGGCCTGGGCGGTCGGAGCGGCACCCGTGGCCGCCCCCGGAGCGAAGCCGTGGAGCGCTCCATCATCGAGGGCGTGATGCAGCTCCTGGAGGACGGCGTGCCGCTCGCGGACATCTCCATCGAGCGGGTGGCCCGTACCGCCGGTGTCGGCAAGGCCACCATCTACCGCCGCTGGCCGGGCAAGGAGGAACTCTTCGTCGACGTCATGCGCGTCATGGAACCGGTCGACCCGGAACTGCCCGGCACGTCGGTGCGCGACGACCTGGTCGTGCTGCTGGAGGTACTGCGCCGGCGCGGACTGGCCAACCGGTCCTCGGCATTCCTGCACAACGTCCAGGCCCAGGTGAAGAGCAGCCCCAAACTGTGGGCCGCGTACCACGCCACCGTCGTCGAACCCCGCCGTCTGCTCGGTGCCGAGGTCCTGCGCCGCGGCCAGCGGAACGGCGAAGTGCGTTCCGACATCGATGCCTCGATGATGTACGACCTCTTCCTCGGGCCCATGCTCCTGCGCGCCGTGCTGCGCCCCGAAGGGGACCTGCCCGAGGGTCTTGCCGAGCAGATCGTCGACACATTGCTGGAAGGTCTGCGGCCGGCCGCCCCGTAA
- a CDS encoding endonuclease/exonuclease/phosphatase family protein, with translation MSRLTAGWRDDPRIWRRGLITAALAILLALVMVLHAQIPNRIGNLGSLSETFLPWFGIISVPLLLVVALIRRSATALIAVVLPTAVWFNLFGGLLGSNAGTGGNLTVATHNVNAENPDPSGTAREVAGSGADLLALEELTTTAVPTYEKALASTYKYHSVQGTVGLWSKYPLSASRPVDIKLGWTRAMRATVATPEGPVAVYVAHLPSVRVKLEAGFTARQRDKSANALGEALSDETLTRKILLGDLNGTMNDRALNAVTAQMRSTQGASGSGFGFSWPASFPLARIDQIMVQGVEPVSSWSLPRTASDHLPIAARVKIPASATGS, from the coding sequence ATGAGCCGTCTGACGGCCGGCTGGCGGGACGATCCGAGAATCTGGCGCCGGGGTCTGATCACTGCGGCGCTGGCGATCCTGCTCGCCCTGGTGATGGTGCTGCACGCGCAGATCCCCAACCGGATCGGCAACCTCGGCAGCCTCAGCGAGACGTTCCTGCCGTGGTTCGGCATCATCTCCGTACCGCTGCTGCTCGTCGTCGCGCTCATCCGGCGCTCCGCGACCGCGCTGATCGCGGTCGTGCTGCCCACGGCGGTCTGGTTCAACCTCTTCGGCGGGCTGCTCGGCAGCAACGCCGGCACCGGCGGCAACCTGACGGTGGCCACCCACAACGTCAACGCCGAGAACCCGGACCCGTCCGGCACCGCCCGCGAGGTGGCGGGCTCCGGCGCCGACCTCCTCGCCCTGGAGGAGCTGACGACCACGGCGGTCCCGACGTACGAGAAGGCCCTCGCGTCGACGTACAAGTACCACTCGGTGCAGGGCACGGTCGGCCTGTGGAGCAAGTACCCGCTCAGCGCCTCCCGCCCGGTGGACATCAAGCTGGGCTGGACCCGCGCGATGCGCGCCACCGTCGCGACACCGGAGGGACCGGTCGCGGTGTACGTCGCCCACCTCCCGTCGGTCCGCGTGAAGCTGGAGGCCGGGTTCACGGCCCGCCAGCGCGACAAGAGCGCGAACGCGCTGGGCGAGGCGCTCTCCGACGAGACGCTGACGCGCAAGATCCTGCTCGGCGACCTCAACGGCACGATGAACGACCGCGCGCTCAACGCGGTCACCGCCCAGATGCGCTCCACGCAGGGCGCGTCGGGCAGCGGGTTCGGGTTCAGCTGGCCGGCGTCGTTCCCGCTGGCGCGGATCGACCAGATCATGGTGCAGGGCGTGGAGCCGGTCAGCTCCTGGTCGCTGCCGCGCACGGCGAGCGACCATCTGCCGATCGCGGCGCGGGTCAAGATTCCGGCATCGGCAACCGGCTCGTAA
- a CDS encoding MFS transporter: MSRPTPTTPPTKLPKVPTASARRTTPLALLALAVGAFGIGTTEFVMMGLLPDVADDLAVSIPSAGHLVSAYALGVVIGAPLLAAVTARVSRRKVLMGLMGLFIAGNALSAFAPDYDYLLAARFLSGLPHGAFFGVGAVVATSMVAPERKARSVSLMFLGLTVANVVGVPVATAMGQQLGWRATFLGVSVIGVAAIAALALLIPHDRVGAPAAGLRGELAALRSLPVWLALGTTVAGFGALFSAYSYITPMLTDSAGYADSSVTLLLALFGVGATIGNLVGGRLADHSMRGTLFGGLVSLIAVLGAFPLLMSTAWSAALAVVLLGVAAFVTGSPLNLMVMERASTAPSLASSANQAAFNLANAGGAWIGGLALAAGFGVTSPALVGAALALLGLGVAGISYMVDRRAVTPSAGRERVVASHVPVRAEKVHH; encoded by the coding sequence ATGTCCCGGCCCACGCCGACCACGCCGCCGACCAAGCTCCCGAAGGTACCCACTGCGTCCGCCCGCAGGACCACACCCCTGGCCCTGCTGGCCCTCGCCGTGGGTGCCTTCGGCATCGGCACGACCGAGTTCGTGATGATGGGCCTGCTGCCCGACGTCGCCGACGACCTGGCCGTCTCGATCCCGTCCGCCGGGCATCTGGTGTCGGCGTACGCGCTCGGCGTCGTCATCGGTGCCCCGCTGCTCGCGGCGGTCACGGCCCGGGTGTCGCGCCGCAAGGTCCTGATGGGCCTGATGGGCCTGTTCATCGCGGGCAACGCGCTCTCCGCGTTCGCGCCGGACTACGACTACCTCCTCGCCGCCCGCTTCCTGAGCGGGCTGCCGCACGGTGCCTTCTTCGGCGTGGGCGCGGTGGTGGCCACGAGCATGGTGGCCCCGGAGCGCAAGGCCCGCTCGGTCTCCCTGATGTTCCTGGGTCTGACGGTCGCGAACGTGGTCGGCGTCCCGGTGGCCACGGCCATGGGCCAGCAGCTCGGCTGGCGGGCGACCTTCCTCGGCGTGAGCGTGATCGGCGTGGCGGCGATAGCGGCGCTGGCGCTGCTGATCCCGCACGACCGGGTGGGAGCACCGGCGGCGGGCCTGCGCGGCGAACTGGCCGCACTCCGGTCGCTGCCGGTCTGGCTGGCCCTCGGCACGACGGTGGCGGGCTTCGGCGCCCTGTTCTCGGCGTACAGCTACATCACCCCGATGCTCACGGACTCCGCCGGATACGCCGACTCCAGCGTGACCCTGCTGCTGGCGCTGTTCGGCGTCGGCGCGACGATCGGCAACCTGGTGGGCGGCCGGCTCGCGGACCACTCGATGCGGGGCACGCTCTTCGGCGGCCTGGTGTCACTGATCGCGGTCCTGGGCGCGTTCCCGCTGCTGATGAGTACGGCGTGGAGCGCGGCCCTGGCGGTCGTACTGCTCGGCGTGGCGGCGTTCGTCACGGGCTCACCGCTCAACCTGATGGTGATGGAGAGGGCGTCGACGGCCCCGTCCCTGGCTTCCTCCGCCAACCAGGCGGCCTTCAACCTGGCGAACGCCGGGGGAGCGTGGATCGGCGGCCTCGCCCTGGCGGCGGGCTTCGGGGTGACGTCCCCGGCGCTGGTCGGCGCGGCCTTGGCCCTGCTGGGTCTGGGCGTCGCGGGGATCTCGTACATGGTGGACCGCCGCGCGGTGACTCCGTCGGCCGGGCGGGAGCGTGTGGTGGCGTCGCACGTGCCTGTGCGGGCGGAGAAGGTGCACCACTGA
- a CDS encoding tetratricopeptide repeat protein produces MTADERIEQAQLLYERAVFGGDSSVLESADRNLDGVEADLALTRGKVIHARFLEERVEDARELELFERAVELYGRLGDVRGEGEAVFWVGVFHQVVRDDSEAAVPAFERALGLATRAGDRLTTSYALRHLGFADHMAGRLDEARARFEESTRLRRELGFLPGVAANLVGLAYVAAQQERRDDAAALLKEAAELAESTDSQGVLRWVTGASEELKLP; encoded by the coding sequence ATGACTGCCGACGAGCGAATCGAGCAAGCCCAACTCCTCTACGAACGTGCCGTGTTCGGCGGTGACAGCAGTGTGCTGGAGTCCGCCGACCGGAACCTCGACGGGGTCGAGGCGGACCTCGCGCTGACCCGGGGCAAGGTGATCCACGCGCGCTTCCTGGAGGAGCGGGTCGAGGATGCGCGGGAGCTGGAGCTGTTCGAGCGTGCGGTGGAGCTGTACGGGCGGCTCGGGGACGTCCGGGGCGAGGGGGAGGCGGTGTTCTGGGTCGGCGTCTTCCACCAGGTGGTCCGTGACGACTCCGAGGCCGCCGTGCCCGCCTTCGAGCGTGCCCTCGGCCTCGCGACCCGGGCCGGAGACCGGCTGACGACCTCCTACGCCCTGCGTCACCTCGGCTTCGCCGACCACATGGCCGGCCGCTTGGACGAGGCCCGTGCGCGCTTCGAGGAGTCCACCCGCCTCCGCCGGGAGCTGGGATTCCTCCCGGGGGTGGCGGCGAACCTCGTCGGGCTGGCGTACGTGGCCGCCCAGCAGGAGCGGCGGGACGACGCGGCGGCGCTGCTCAAGGAAGCCGCGGAGCTGGCCGAGAGCACCGACTCGCAGGGCGTGCTGCGCTGGGTGACGGGAGCCAGTGAAGAGCTCAAGCTGCCGTAG
- a CDS encoding dihydrofolate reductase family protein — protein MRTLVSTAFVSLDGVVEAPGGEPGYRNAGWTFKDIEFLPEAFEIKGREQKEAAAMLLGRTSYESFSPVWPDMADFADYKVMPKYVVSTTLTEDALVSNWGETTILRSLDDVAALKETEGGPIIIHGSATLTRDLSDAGLIDRYHLLVFPLLLGAGKRLFSGTDKDTQKLRLVESEVYANGLQKNVFDVVR, from the coding sequence ATGCGCACCCTTGTCAGCACCGCTTTCGTCTCGCTCGACGGAGTCGTGGAGGCCCCGGGCGGCGAGCCCGGCTACCGGAACGCCGGGTGGACCTTCAAGGACATCGAGTTCCTCCCGGAGGCCTTCGAGATCAAGGGCCGGGAACAGAAGGAGGCCGCCGCGATGCTGCTGGGCCGGACCAGCTACGAGTCGTTCAGCCCGGTCTGGCCCGACATGGCGGACTTCGCCGACTACAAGGTGATGCCCAAGTACGTCGTCTCCACCACCCTCACCGAGGACGCCCTGGTGTCGAACTGGGGCGAGACCACGATCCTGCGCTCGCTCGACGACGTCGCCGCACTGAAGGAGACCGAGGGCGGCCCGATCATCATCCACGGCAGCGCCACCCTCACCCGCGACCTCTCCGACGCCGGCCTCATCGACCGCTACCACCTGCTGGTCTTCCCGCTGCTGCTCGGCGCGGGCAAGCGGCTGTTCAGCGGCACGGACAAGGACACCCAGAAGCTGAGGCTCGTCGAGTCCGAGGTGTACGCCAACGGCCTTCAGAAGAACGTCTTCGACGTCGTCCGCTGA